One part of the Schistocerca piceifrons isolate TAMUIC-IGC-003096 chromosome 2, iqSchPice1.1, whole genome shotgun sequence genome encodes these proteins:
- the LOC124777575 gene encoding uncharacterized protein LOC124777575, with protein MRTFPALFFLSVIALSCAAPVEEESVVRARRFVSRVENLPKRQESHVSGSVDGGVSRDRRIGTMVHGQADGVWTSKDGNTRVGAGVSYGRVHDGPAAGPASKGGYINVQHSFPGK; from the exons ATGAGGACGTTTCCTGCTCTCTTTTTCCTCAGCGTCATCGCACTCAGCTGCGCCGCTCCAGTTGAAGAG GAGTCAGTGGTGCGGGCGCGGCGCTTCGTGTCGAGGGTGGAGAACCTGCCTAAGCGGCAGGAGAGCCACGTGTCGGGCAGCGTGGACGGCGGCGTCAGCCGCGACCGGCGCATCGGCACCATGGTGCACGGCCAGGCGGACGGCGTGTGGACCAGCAAGGACGGCAACACCAGGGTGGGCGCCGGCGTCAGCTACGGCCGCGTGCACGACGGACCGGCCGCCGGGCCCGCCTCCAAGGGCGGCTACATCAACGTCCAGCACAGCTTCCCGGGAAAGTGA